The Bacteroidota bacterium sequence AGCGGACTCGGATTCTGGCAGGCCTCGGCAACGCTGTATGGCTTTTTCCCCGTCGCCGACCTCGTGCCAGCATTTCAACATCACGTCGTTCAAGCCTCGGCTCATGTGGCCACACGGCGCGGCGCCTCCGTCGAGGACCTGCCGTTCTACTACCTCGCCGTCCTTGACTACCGCATGCTCGGCGCCTTCGGCCGCTACCGGCTGACCGGCCTCGACGCGTTTGTCGCCAGCTTTTCCTACCGATTTCCCGTGCCTTCTCTGCTCGACCTCGTGACGGATGCCTACGAGACCGATGCGTTTTTCGGTGTTCAGCTAGGCAACGTGTACAACCGCATCGAGGACGAATTCACGACACGCGTTGCCTTCGACGACGATTTCGCCGAAGAAGGACGCGTGCCGCTCCGGCCCGTCCTAATGATCGGCGGCACGCTGCTCGACCGCAGCCGCTCCGACTTGATTCTCACGGCGCAGTTTTCCATCGGCACCGAGGGGGCCTTTGCCTCGGAGATCAGGCTGGTGTACGATTTGCGGCGCTTTCGCTCACCGCTCCGCTGACGGCCTGTAGTTTGTTGCGATGCCGACTCGTTTTCGGGTGACCGTTCCTGCACCACCCGACGGGCGCTTCCCCTCTACCCCACCCCGTTTCCGTGCTTCGCTCTTCCCTGCGCTATCTGCTTAGGCTTGTCCTCGCTGGGGCGGCACTTGCGCTACTCATCCGGCTGATCGAGTGGGAGGCCATTGCCGAGGCTGCGAGGTCGGCACATCCGGGCTGGGCGCTAGCCGCCGCTGCCCTTGTCCCCCTTAACCTTTGGCTGGAAGCCTATCGGTGGCACCGTCTCGTGAAGCGGCTTGCTCCCCGCGTCACGCAGCGCGAATCGATCGGCGCGGTGCTGAGCGGCTATCCCATCGGCCTACTCACGCCAGGGCGCGTTGGCGACTATGTCGGGCGAGCGCTCTACCTGAGGCATGCCGGGCGCTGGCAGCTGGCTGCGCTGACGTTCGCCGAGCGCATGATGACGCTGGCATGCTGCCTCGTCTTCGGGCTGGCTGCGCTGACGTTGTTCCTGCTCACTGAGGCAGGACTTGACACGTTCGCCTGGACGACGCTGCTTGCTCTCGGCGTAGTCGCAACGTCCCTCTTTCTGTATTTCCTGCTCCACCCTCGCAGTACGCACAACCTGCTGGTGAGCCTGGCGCCCTCGCGCCGCCTCAAGACGCTGCTGCGGATCCTGAGCCGCTTCAACCGCGCCGATGCGCGCTCGCTCTTTTGGCTGTCGGCCCTACGCTATGTGGTGTTCTCGACCCAGTTCGTGCTACTCGTTCGCGCGTTCGACGCCACGACGCCTCTGCTCTATGGATACATCGCCGTTGCGCTGGTCTTCTTCGCCAAGAGCGCTATCCCGTCCATCACGCTCGCGGATCTCGGCATCCGTGAGGGGGCCGCGGTCTACTTCTTCGCTTTTCTTGGCGTGGCGGAAGCTGCTGCGTTCAATGGCGCACTGAGCCTCGCGGCCCTCAACCTGTTTCTACCGGCACTCGTCGGGCTACCGCTCGTGATGCGGATGCGTGTTCGAGCCGAAGAGGGAGTGCTGGACCCGGCGAATTCCACTGCCCAGGCGGCTTCGTGACCGTGCTATCGCTCGTATTCCTCGGCCTGGCGGGCATCTATGCGCTGCTCATCGGTGCGTTTTCGGTGGGCTATCGGCGCGTGCTGCGGCAGGCTGAGGACGTGCCCTCCGACGCGGCGCTGCCGTTCGTGAGCGTGATCGTCCCAGCCCGCGACGAGGCAGACTGTATCGGGGCCTGCATCGATGCCATCCTGGGGAATGATTATCCGGACGACCGTTTCGAGTTAATCGTCGTGGATGACCTCTCCGA is a genomic window containing:
- a CDS encoding lysylphosphatidylglycerol synthase transmembrane domain-containing protein, whose amino-acid sequence is MLRSSLRYLLRLVLAGAALALLIRLIEWEAIAEAARSAHPGWALAAAALVPLNLWLEAYRWHRLVKRLAPRVTQRESIGAVLSGYPIGLLTPGRVGDYVGRALYLRHAGRWQLAALTFAERMMTLACCLVFGLAALTLFLLTEAGLDTFAWTTLLALGVVATSLFLYFLLHPRSTHNLLVSLAPSRRLKTLLRILSRFNRADARSLFWLSALRYVVFSTQFVLLVRAFDATTPLLYGYIAVALVFFAKSAIPSITLADLGIREGAAVYFFAFLGVAEAAAFNGALSLAALNLFLPALVGLPLVMRMRVRAEEGVLDPANSTAQAAS